In Rhodovulum sulfidophilum DSM 1374, the following are encoded in one genomic region:
- a CDS encoding DUF6998 domain-containing protein: MPNEIDWERVRVLLDQLYEATENLEDLFPGRKFTLDGHLVGSVGEVVASYMFGLNLNPASTKGHDAVSSSGRPVEIKLTQGKSVAIRHRPEHLLVLCRPKGSKISVVFNGPGAIAWEAAGSMQKNGQRSIGIKKLAELDALLDDAARLPLLRQVPF; encoded by the coding sequence ATGCCAAACGAGATAGACTGGGAACGGGTTCGCGTCCTCCTAGACCAACTCTACGAAGCGACTGAAAACTTGGAAGACTTGTTCCCGGGACGAAAGTTCACTCTGGACGGCCACCTTGTCGGGAGCGTCGGTGAAGTCGTGGCATCCTACATGTTCGGACTAAATTTGAACCCGGCTTCGACAAAGGGGCACGACGCGGTGAGCTCCAGCGGAAGGCCCGTCGAGATCAAGTTGACGCAGGGCAAAAGCGTCGCAATTCGCCACCGGCCTGAGCACCTACTGGTACTCTGCCGCCCCAAAGGCTCAAAGATATCCGTGGTATTCAATGGCCCCGGTGCCATTGCTTGGGAAGCTGCGGGATCCATGCAGAAGAATGGCCAGCGATCTATCGGTATAAAAAAACTGGCCGAACTGGATGCACTCCTTGATGACGCGGCCAGGCTACCACTTCTCAGACAAGTCCCCTTCTAG
- a CDS encoding SH3 domain-containing protein, which produces MASWKVIVALASVGLLLYVASEANSPRFDSEGSARTMLYVTGDMVNVRTGPSIENPRFGSLTAGTRVIGLSEQSGWREISFNGRTGWMSSRYLSRRKPIVASPAPSIPRTERRCHPSYSGACVPIASDVDCAGGSGNGPAYVRGPFRVVGPDVYRLDRDRDGIACE; this is translated from the coding sequence ATGGCATCTTGGAAAGTGATCGTCGCCCTCGCCTCCGTCGGCCTGCTCCTATACGTAGCAAGTGAAGCGAATAGCCCTCGTTTTGATAGTGAGGGGTCAGCTCGTACAATGCTCTATGTTACAGGAGACATGGTGAACGTGCGAACTGGACCCAGCATTGAGAATCCTCGCTTCGGATCGCTGACTGCGGGAACTCGGGTCATCGGGCTTTCAGAGCAATCGGGCTGGCGCGAAATCTCCTTCAACGGTCGAACTGGCTGGATGTCTTCCAGATATCTCTCCAGGCGGAAGCCGATAGTAGCCTCCCCAGCGCCCTCGATCCCGAGGACAGAACGTCGATGCCATCCCAGCTATAGTGGCGCTTGCGTCCCCATTGCCAGCGATGTGGACTGCGCGGGTGGTTCCGGGAATGGCCCCGCCTATGTGCGAGGCCCTTTCCGAGTGGTAGGGCCGGATGTCTATCGGTTAGATAGGGACCGAGACGGCATTGCTTGCGAGTAG
- a CDS encoding IS3 family transposase (programmed frameshift) gives MRKSRFTEAQIIGMLKEQEAGLPSSELCRKHGLSPATFYKLKAKYGGMDLSDAKRLKQLEDENAKLKRLLADAMLDNVVLKDLLGKPLTTPMARRDAVLRAMKDHPISQRRACVLIGVDPKTVRRERPPDNPEIREEMHKIAEERRRFGYRRVGILLERKGMIMNEKKLYRIYREEGLSVRRRRGRKRARGSRTPMPVPLQPNQRWSLDFLSDTFGACRKYRILAVNDDCCRENLALIADTSISGARVARELDALVRVYGKPACIVSDNGTEFTSKAILKWANENGVEWHYIDPGKPQQNGYIESFNGSLRDECLNEEIFDRLADARRKLAIWRYDYNHVRPHSSLGNKTPAEARRALEQSEGSAPGALATPETYHYQPQGLSL, from the exons ATGAGAAAAAGCCGTTTCACCGAGGCGCAGATTATTGGGATGCTCAAGGAGCAGGAGGCTGGTTTGCCGAGCTCCGAGCTTTGCCGGAAGCACGGGCTGAGCCCCGCGACGTTCTACAAGCTCAAAGCCAAGTATGGCGGGATGGATCTGTCGGACGCCAAGCGGCTGAAGCAGCTCGAGGACGAGAACGCGAAGCTGAAACGCCTACTGGCGGATGCGATGCTGGACAACGTGGTTCTGAAGGATCTGTTGGGAAAAC CCCTGACGACACCGATGGCGCGGCGGGACGCGGTGTTGCGGGCGATGAAGGACCATCCGATCTCTCAACGCCGGGCCTGCGTCCTGATCGGTGTCGATCCGAAGACGGTGCGGCGTGAACGGCCGCCCGACAACCCGGAAATCCGTGAGGAAATGCACAAGATCGCCGAGGAGCGCCGTCGCTTCGGCTATCGGCGCGTGGGTATCCTGCTGGAGCGCAAGGGCATGATCATGAACGAGAAGAAGCTCTACCGCATCTACCGGGAAGAGGGCCTGTCGGTGCGCCGCCGCCGTGGCCGCAAACGGGCGCGCGGCAGCCGAACCCCGATGCCAGTGCCCCTGCAGCCAAATCAGCGTTGGTCGCTGGACTTCCTATCGGACACATTCGGGGCCTGCCGGAAGTACCGCATCTTGGCCGTGAACGACGATTGCTGCCGCGAGAACCTGGCGCTGATCGCTGACACCAGCATCTCGGGAGCCAGGGTGGCGCGGGAGCTTGATGCGCTGGTCAGGGTCTACGGAAAACCGGCCTGCATCGTCAGTGACAATGGCACCGAGTTCACCAGCAAGGCCATCCTGAAATGGGCCAACGAGAACGGTGTTGAATGGCACTACATCGATCCGGGCAAGCCCCAGCAGAATGGCTACATCGAAAGCTTCAACGGCAGCCTGCGCGACGAATGCCTGAACGAGGAGATCTTCGACAGACTGGCCGATGCCCGGCGCAAACTGGCAATCTGGCGATACGATTATAACCACGTCAGGCCGCATTCCTCGCTGGGCAACAAGACCCCCGCAGAAGCTCGCCGGGCGCTTGAGCAATCTGAGGGCTCCGCGCCCGGCGCGCTTGCCACACCTGAAACCTACCACTATCAACCCCAAGGGCTCTCGTTATGA